Within Bdellovibrio bacteriovorus HD100, the genomic segment TGACATGATTGAGAGATGCTGTTGCAGGACCACTGACAGAAAACAGCCGGACAAAGCGCATTCTTCTTTCTAGAATAAAAAAAGGGGGGGCGTTTATGTTGAATGAAAATCCTCTGGGCGAAATTCAAAAAATTGAAAACGATATTTATCGGTTGCAGCGTCGACTGGAAGCCTTAAGAAAAGAAAACCCTCCGCTGGAAGTCAAAAACTACATCTTCAAAAATCTGAACGGGGAAGTCACTTTGCGCGATCTTTTTGATGGCAAGGACCGACTGCTGGCCATTCATAATATGGGACAGGGATGTCGCTCCTGCACACTGTGGGCGGATGGCTACAATGCTTTTTTGCCTGCGCTGGAAGAACAGTTCACTGTTGTGCTTTTTTCAAAAGACGCCCCGGAAGTGCAGCGTCGTTTTGCCAATGACCGTGGCTGGCGTTTTAATATGGTGTCTCATGGGGGCGGTCTTTATATCCGTGAACAAAGTGTGGTGCCGGGCAGGAACAATATGCCGGGACTGGTGTACTACGAACGGCGCGGAGAGCGGATCTTCAAAAAAAACAGCAGCGTGGTGGGACCTGGGGATACCTTTTGCCCGGTGTGGAGTCTGCTCAGTCTGGCCGGCATCGGCATGGATGAGTGGACGCCCCAGTACCGTTACTGGAGCCGCCCGGAAAGACTGGACGACGGCGGTATGAATCTGAGTCTTTAGCCGAATTTCCCGGCTTGATAGTCTTCAATGGCCTCGATGATTTCTGCTTTGGTGTTCATCACAAACGGTCCGTGTGAAATCACGGGCTCATTGAAAGGATCAGCATGGGCAAAAAGGATCACGGCATCTTCTTCCGCATTCACCCGCAAGGTGTCACCGTCGTTGTTAAATTCAACCAGCTGAAACCGTTCGGCGGTCTGGCCATTAACCGTCACAGTTCCGCGCACGACATAAAAGAAAACATTCCGCGGGGCTGACACGGTCAGATCCAGCTGGGCGGATGTTTTCAGGTGAAGCACCTGGCACTGAATATCCACCAAAGGATTGAAAGCGCCTTTTTCCCCCATCCAGGTTCCTGAGACCACATCCACGGTCACTTTGCCATCGTCGGTTTTGATCTTGGGAATGTCCGGAGCCTGCAGACCTTTATAGTTGGGTTTGGTTCTTTTAAGTTTGGCGGGAAGATTCACCCACAGCTGAAGAATCTCCAACGGTCCGCCATTTTTCATAAATTCGGCGGAAGAGACCTCTTCATGGACCAGGCCGTCTCCGGCAGTCATCCATTGCACACCACCGGCGTTGATCACACTTTCGTGTCCGCCGCTGTCCCGATGGGCGATGTCGCCTTCAAGAATGAAAGTCACTGTTTCAAAGCCGCGGTGCGGATGGGGACCGAAGGGCAGACCCTGATTCGGAGAGGGATAAGTCTGTGGACCGTGGTGATTCAAAAACAAAAATGGATCCACGATGCGCACTTGATTGGTGGGAAGTGCGCGTCGCGTGACAAGATCGTCAATATCCTCACGGATTGCGGAGGCCACTTGTTTTATTGATCGTTGCTTCATCAGGTTCCTTTTCCGCCAGCCAGGCGCGGGCCTGATCCAGCTCTTTGCGAGTGAAAACCTCGATGTCAGTGCCCACAATCGGATCAAAGAAATTACTGACGTTTTTCACCCAGTGGATGTCTGTGACTATAGCAGCTTTTGGAATTTTCTTGAGATTTTTTATGCCAAAACGAAGGTCCTTCCAGAAGGCGGCAAGCTCTACCTTGCCGATATCACGAACTTCTTCCAAAACACTGACTTCACCCCAGTCATCAATGCGTTTTTGTATCAGATTCAGAAGAGGTACAACGGAATCCTTACTAATATCTCCATCGACCAGAATTTCTATGTATTTGAATTCCGGGTGTTCAGCGGTCACTTTCAGCATGGCAAACTCCTTCTTGCGGATGAGTTTGTTATCGTCTTTCACAAGGCCGAGCGGGGACAAATTAAATTCCCCCTCCTTGTTGAACGGCAAAGTGCATGGTAGCGTTCAGGCATGAAATCAGTAACTTCCGTTCTTCCCAGTGTGGCGACAGGCATCGTGGCGGTGCTGGTGGGCTTTGCAAGCTCTGTGGCCCTTTTATTTCAAGCAGCACAGGCCGCGGGGGCTACGACGTCTCAGGCGAGTTCCTGGGTCTTTGCCGTTTGTGTCGGGGCGGGGTTGGTTTCGATTCTTTTCTCGTGGCATTACAAGATGCCGATTCTTGCCGCGTGGTCCACGCCGGGCACCGCTTTGTTGGTGGCAAGTTTTGCGACTCCCATCCCGATGCCGGAAGTGATCGGAGCTTTTGTCTTCTGTGGTGTGCTGATCGTGCTTTCCGGGGTCACGGGAATTTTTGCCCGCGTGGCCAACCGGATTCCGGTGGCGTTGGCGTCGGCGATGCTCGCCGGGGTCTTGGTGCGTTTTGGGATGGATGTGTTTCATTCGCTGAAGGCACAGCCGGTGCTGGTGCTGATCATGCTGGCGGTTTATTTTGCCGCCCGCCGTTTCAGTCCGCGTTTTTCCGTGCTCTTTGTGTTGCTGGCGGGTGTGCTGGTGGCGCAGGTGCAAGGGATGTTGGATTTTTCTTCCGTGCAACTTGAATTTGCCAAGCCGGAGTTTGTGGTTCCGGCGTTCTCTTTCCCGGTGATGATTGGGATTGGTTTGCCGCTCTTTGTGGT encodes:
- a CDS encoding pirin family protein, with protein sequence MKQRSIKQVASAIREDIDDLVTRRALPTNQVRIVDPFLFLNHHGPQTYPSPNQGLPFGPHPHRGFETVTFILEGDIAHRDSGGHESVINAGGVQWMTAGDGLVHEEVSSAEFMKNGGPLEILQLWVNLPAKLKRTKPNYKGLQAPDIPKIKTDDGKVTVDVVSGTWMGEKGAFNPLVDIQCQVLHLKTSAQLDLTVSAPRNVFFYVVRGTVTVNGQTAERFQLVEFNNDGDTLRVNAEEDAVILFAHADPFNEPVISHGPFVMNTKAEIIEAIEDYQAGKFG
- a CDS encoding SpoIIAA family protein encodes the protein MLKVTAEHPEFKYIEILVDGDISKDSVVPLLNLIQKRIDDWGEVSVLEEVRDIGKVELAAFWKDLRFGIKNLKKIPKAAIVTDIHWVKNVSNFFDPIVGTDIEVFTRKELDQARAWLAEKEPDEATINKTSGLRNP
- a CDS encoding benzoate/H(+) symporter BenE family transporter, yielding MKSVTSVLPSVATGIVAVLVGFASSVALLFQAAQAAGATTSQASSWVFAVCVGAGLVSILFSWHYKMPILAAWSTPGTALLVASFATPIPMPEVIGAFVFCGVLIVLSGVTGIFARVANRIPVALASAMLAGVLVRFGMDVFHSLKAQPVLVLIMLAVYFAARRFSPRFSVLFVLLAGVLVAQVQGMLDFSSVQLEFAKPEFVVPAFSFPVMIGIGLPLFVVTMASQNLTGVAVLKASGYQPPISPVITGTGLATMLLAPFGAFSVNFAAITAAICAGPEAHKDPAKRYISSISAGVFYLLISLFAASIMAIFAVFPKELVLSVAGIALFATIANGLASAMREDWSREAALLTFLVTASGVTLWGIGSPFWGLVAGGIGLVVTRPAK
- a CDS encoding DUF899 family protein; this translates as MLNENPLGEIQKIENDIYRLQRRLEALRKENPPLEVKNYIFKNLNGEVTLRDLFDGKDRLLAIHNMGQGCRSCTLWADGYNAFLPALEEQFTVVLFSKDAPEVQRRFANDRGWRFNMVSHGGGLYIREQSVVPGRNNMPGLVYYERRGERIFKKNSSVVGPGDTFCPVWSLLSLAGIGMDEWTPQYRYWSRPERLDDGGMNLSL